One Burkholderia sp. 9120 genomic window, CGCGCATTCAATCGGCGTACAGGTGTTTCGGGGATAATGCGCCTCAATCGATACGCGATGAGGCGCCTTCGCGAATGCCTCTTCCGGCTCTCCATATCGAAAATTCCGGTCGCTCACGATGTTCGTCCCAACCTTTGGATGCAGGATTGGCGCATCGTCGGCCATGGCCGCCTGAATCGAAGTCACGGGAGCGAGCGGTGTGTAGTCGACCTTGATGCGCTCGATTCCGTCTTCGGCCATTGCACGTGACTCTGCAATCACCACCGCTACGGGTTCGCCGCTGTAACGGACACGGTCGATCGCAAGCGACCAGTGCTCCATGGTCGACTTCACACCAACCACAAACGGCTGCGACCACTGTCGAATATCCTCGCCGGTCAAGACGGCGTGCACCCCTTTTTGTGTGAGCGCCGCGCTGACGTCAATGCCGTTAATCTCTGCGTGAGGATGAGGCGAGCGGAGCACTGCAGCGTGCAATGTGCCGGGCTTGACTGCGATGTCGTCCCCGTACCGACCTCTTCCCGTCAGAATGGCCGCATCCTCAAGCCGTTCCATGGATCGCCCCAGGTAAGGAGTGCGCTCCGGCGTGGCCTCGGGGGTGGCGGGGATGGACGTACGGTTTGCGTGCCGCTCAACCAGTAATTCGGTCACGGATTCGCTCATTTGTGTCTCCTGCATTTTTCGTCGCGCTGCCGCATCAAAATTTGCGACTCGTGTCGCTTGTGCGCGCGCACGGGCATATCTCGAACGACTGATCACCTGACAGTCAGGCGCAGCCACTTTCGACCCGCACGAGAAATGTAACGCGGAGGGGCCGGGATCGGCTTACCTCAACGTCGTCCCAATTACCCTGGAGTCTGATGCTTTGCAGTCGACGCGTTTCCGGCAAAGACGCTTTCGCCGCCCGCAAATCGGGTAGGCGTCGTCGTTTCGCCGGCGGGTTGCAGACGATAAAACCCGGGGGAAATTTTGACCGTCCCGTTCGCTCGCGTCAGATTTCGACCTGATCGAGATTGGGATCGTAGATATCCACGACCTTGCGGTATTCACTCGGCGTAATGCCGAGATGCTGACGGAAAAACCGCGTGAAATGCCCAGGCGCCGAAAATCCCAGGTCGTACGAGATATCGGTCATCGAATTGCTGGTTGAGGACAGGTCTTTGATGGCTGCCTCCATACGCAATACGTTGAGGTAGACGTTGGGGGTGACGCCGGTGCAGCGATGAAACAGCGCGAAGAAGTGAGCACGTGACAAGCCGCAATGCTCCGCCAGTCCGTTCATGTCCGGATCGGCCCCGGTATTCTCGCGAAGCCAGGATATCGCCTTCCGGATGCGAGGGTCACTCGGGCGACGGCTGGCGACTTCCATCTGTCTCGACAATTCACGCCAGCTCTTTCCGGGGTCTATGACCGCGATCATCAAGTCGCAAAGCAGCCCCTCCAGACGCCCCGCAGCGATACTATCGGACCACCACATCTCAAGTCCAAGCTCCTCCGATAGTTTTCGCGCCGAGGCAGACATGGGCACGCAGGGCTGCGGGAAAAACTCAGGGCGTCCAGCGTGTCCGAGCGGATGTTGCACTTGAGCCAACCAGTCGGGCTCGATATACATCGCAAGAATGATCGTGTGCTGTTCCGCCTGGCTATTGTGTACGTAGGCGTGCGACTCCCAAGGATTTACAAGCACAGCCGTATCGGCCGTCAGGGGCTGCAATTCATCACGCACAGCAAAGAATGTGTCAGGTCCGGCCGCTTTTATCAGCAAATGGCAATGGTGATGAGCGTGCTGAACCAGCGGTGCGTCCATATCCAGCAACGCCACCCGACCGAACCTGCCCTGGTAAATTTTGATCGCACTGGACACTTGTCTGGTCCCTCATAGCAGACACATCGCATCGAGCCACGCATGCGATGTGGTTGTCTCCTTCTTACCCGTAGCGCCCTCGACTGCTATCGAAAATCCCGTGGCGGCTATGAGCTTTCTTTCCTCGTATGCGACCCGCACTTCGCCGCGATGTGTCTGCCCGCCCAGATGGACCGGACGAGCAATCGATTCAACCTTCCTCTGCTGGCCGTCAGGGCAGAACACTCGTTGATGCGCCCAGGAAATGGGAACTAATCGCCGTCATTTCAATTCGCAGACGCGCCACGAGAGTATCGCCGGTCATCTCACTGAAGCGTTCAGCGGATCACGTATCGTGCCACAAACGCGACATGCAACCGGTTGGTTGAATCGGGTCGCCTTAGCTACCGTTGAAAACAGCCTTGCGTTTCTCATGGAACGCCTCGACGCCTTCGCGGAAGTCGTTGGAACTACGCAGACGGCTGTAGCTGTGGCCTTCGAGTTCAATTGCAATCGACAACGGAGCATCCTCCGTGTCGTTCAGCAGCTTCTTCGCGGTACGCTGCGCTAAAGGCGAGAACGCAAGCAATTCACGGACAAGAGAATCTGTCGCACTTTCCAGTTCTGCGTCCGCTACCAGTTCGGTCGCAATGCCCCAGTTGTACGCCTGCTCTCCGGTAATGCGACGTGAGCGCATGACGATATCCTTCGTACGCCCGATCCCTACCATTTTCTGCAGACGCGCGGAGCCACCAGAGCCCGGAATCTGACCAAGCTTTTGTTCTGGAAGCGCATACAGCGTCGTCTCTGTTGCGATTCTGAAGTCGCACGCAAGCGACAGTTCGAAACCGACGCCGAAGCAGTACCCCCGATTTTCAGCGATTACCGGCTTACTGCACCGCGCCGGCGCCGCGATGTTCCATGCCAGCTTCGAGACATGTTCAGGCGAGGCTTCGATAAACCCTTTGATATCGCCACCGCTCGAAAAGTGCTCGCCAACAGCGCGAACCACGATCACGCGAACCCTCGGATCATCGTCCAAAGCCTCGAATGCGGCACGCAGCTGATCGCGCTGCAACATGGACACGATATTGAATGGCGGCCGGTCAAATACGATGTCGGCACGGGAGTCCGCCTCTTTAAACTCCACCCGAAAGCCATCGGGTTCCGCAAGCAGTCGTTGAGCGGGATGAACGATTCTGGTCATAGAAGTTCCTCTGTTGACGATGGTAAGGGTTACCCTCTCACTTGACCTGCCACTCGAAGGCATGACGAACGGCGGGATGTCGATCGAGCGTGCAGTCAAGTCTGATCATTGACAGCAATGAGGCCGGTAAAGCGTTGGACGCATTGGCCGCGCAAGTGGAAGATGTCTCGCAAATTATGTTGGTGGTTCCTGCTCAGGGCTCAGCCGAACCACCCGGCACCTGAGGCAGAAAATCGTTAATGCAGTATCGGACAACACTCAAGCGGCTGCTTACCAGCGAGTTCGGCGAGTTACCCTGGAGTCTGATTTTGTGACTCGGCGCGGGTTGACCGCGAAGCGAAAGGGCAATGTTTCGGACGGCGTTGTTGGCGGAATGGCGAATCGGGTCGCCGTAGACAAGAGCGCCAAGCAAGCCCGGCGTCCGCATGCAAACACCGCGCACATCCTATGTCGCAAGTCACCTCAGCCGATAATTCGGAGCTTCCCTGGTGATTTGAACGTCATGCACATGTGACTCGCGAAGGCCTGCACCCGTGATCTGCACCGTTTCCGCGCTGTCCTGAAACTCTTCGACGGTACCGCATCCGCAGTAGCCCATGCTCTCACGCAAGCCTCCAGCCATCTGAAAAATGATCGACGCGATAGGTCCTTTGTACTCAACCCGTGCCTCGATACCTTCCAGAACGAGCTTGTCGAGATTCGCAGAATTATCCTGAAAGTATCTGTCCGCCGATCCGTCTTTCATCGCCCCGATTGAACCCATACCGCGATACGCCTTGAACTGGCGTCCTTCGTACAGAAAAACCTCACCGGGCGACTCTTCGGTACCGGCAAGCAAGCTGCCGATCATCACGGAGTCTGCGCCTGCAGCCAGGGCTTTACTCGCGTCACCGGAGTACCGAACGCCCCCGTCCGAGATAACTGGAACACCTGAACCGCGAATCGCATCAGCGACAGATGCCACGGCAGTAACCTGCGGAACGCCGATCCCCGCCACGATGCGGGTGGTGCATATCGACCCTGGCCCGATACCAACTTTAACCGCGTCCGCGCCTGCGTCGACGAGGGCCTTTGCCGCCGCTGACCCTCTATGCCTATGACGCATTGGCTCGGGATTCGAGCGGGTGCGTTCCCGCCGGACTGCTTCAATCGCATGCGTCGCAATCGCTGTATGCATTTGATTTTCGATGTCGAACGCCAGCACTTCAGGACGCGGTAGCGTTAGGCCTCAACTGCAATCTATCCCTGAATTTCATGCCGGGTGCAAGTTGTCACCCTCTGTACGGAATCGACGCACTTCGTTCAACGGGCATCGATCTAATGCAGGGATTCTTCTTTTCCAAATCTCGCATTGGAAGCTTGCCCCAAGGTTCGACAGGAGCGGGGCGACGATATAGAAAGCGCCTCAACGTTCGCGTGAATCGTTCGGATAGTTCCATTCTTTCGCACCCGAACTTCGTCTTCATGGCCCGACACCTGTCAGGGCGTGACGAAATGTTTCCTGAATGCGCAAC contains:
- a CDS encoding AraC family transcriptional regulator; the protein is MSSAIKIYQGRFGRVALLDMDAPLVQHAHHHCHLLIKAAGPDTFFAVRDELQPLTADTAVLVNPWESHAYVHNSQAEQHTIILAMYIEPDWLAQVQHPLGHAGRPEFFPQPCVPMSASARKLSEELGLEMWWSDSIAAGRLEGLLCDLMIAVIDPGKSWRELSRQMEVASRRPSDPRIRKAISWLRENTGADPDMNGLAEHCGLSRAHFFALFHRCTGVTPNVYLNVLRMEAAIKDLSSTSNSMTDISYDLGFSAPGHFTRFFRQHLGITPSEYRKVVDIYDPNLDQVEI
- a CDS encoding enoyl-CoA hydratase/isomerase family protein, with protein sequence MTRIVHPAQRLLAEPDGFRVEFKEADSRADIVFDRPPFNIVSMLQRDQLRAAFEALDDDPRVRVIVVRAVGEHFSSGGDIKGFIEASPEHVSKLAWNIAAPARCSKPVIAENRGYCFGVGFELSLACDFRIATETTLYALPEQKLGQIPGSGGSARLQKMVGIGRTKDIVMRSRRITGEQAYNWGIATELVADAELESATDSLVRELLAFSPLAQRTAKKLLNDTEDAPLSIAIELEGHSYSRLRSSNDFREGVEAFHEKRKAVFNGS